The following nucleotide sequence is from Phycisphaerae bacterium.
TGACGATTCCCGCAATGGCGGCCGCGCCGCGCATCGTGCGCAGCACACCTGCGCCGAGCCCCGAAGCCGCGCCCAGCGATCTCAGCGACCTGCTCCCCATCGAGCCCGCGCCTTCCGCCGAACCGACCGGCGGGATGCGCTGTCCGCAGTGCAAGGTCTTGATGGCCGCAGGGGCGAAGATCTGCATCTCCTGCGGCTACAACGTCGCGACGGGCAAGACGCTGAAGACGTCGGATGGTTCGCCGGGCAAGGTGGCCGTCGCTGCGAAATCGCTGGGGACGTTCGCGCTGGGGACCGTGCTCAGTGGCGCCGGGGCCGCGATCGGGGGACTCGTCTGGTTCCTCGTCGCGTGGTACGCGAACCTCTCCGTCGGTTATGTTGCATGGGGCATCGGCGTTCTGGCCGGGTTGGGGATGATATGGGGCCATCGCACGCCCAGCACCAAGGCGGGCGTCGTCGCGGCGGGCATGTCCGCGCTGGGGATCGTCGGAGCGAAGCTGGCGATCTTCATCGTCGTCGTTTACAGCATGGTGACCGGGGACACCGACAACATCGAATTCCAGCGCGAATACGTCAAAGCGAATATGACCGAAGAGCTTCTCGACGAGCGCGGAGTGGTCGCCGAAAAGGAGCGCGAAGCGAAATGGGACGCGGTGTACGAAGAGGCGGCGGTCATGGTCGCGGCCATGAGCGATGATGACGTTCGCGCCAAAGTGAAGGTGTATCAGGAACAAGACGCGGCCGAGGAGGAAGAGGGCGAAGATGAGGAGGAACACCTGGCCTCCGGTCCCGATGAGACGACGACCGACGAGTCGTCGAAGGCCGCCTCAGAGGACGAGTCGATGGAAGCCGGTGAGGCCATCGGCAGCTTACTGTCGCTCTTCGTCATGAGCATGTTCGGGCTCTTTGACTGTCTCTGGTTCTTCCTGGCGATCAGTTCGGCCTACAAGATCGGTCGAGGGGCGACAGTGGGGGAGACGTAATAAAAAGGCGTCAGACTTGAGACCTGAGGCTTGAGGAGAAGCAGCCCGCAGGTCTCTCGCGGCGCGCGGGCAGCGAGCGGTCATAGGTCGGCTCGGCGGGAGCCTCGCCCTCCCGACGCAATCGGCACCTCGCTTTTTGGGACCGACGGGCATTCAATTCTTCGCGGGAACCTAATTCCCTCTTTTTCCGTCTAAGAAACGCAGCCGCTCGTGCGTCTTAAGGGATGAACGCGGGCGGCGATGAGGGTCGCATGTGACCGAGGGCGGCGGACAATCGCGGCGGGAGTGGATTCGGGAGGCGCTGGCGCGCTACGAGGGCCCGCTGGTGCGTTATGCCGCCCGGATCACGGGCGATCCGGAATCGGCCCGCGATGTCGTGCAGGAGGCGTTTGGGAGGCTCTGCGGCGAGGACGCATCGGACTTGAACGGCCGCGTGGGACCGTGGCTGTTTGCGGTCTGCCGGAATCGGGCGTTGGACGTGCGACGCAAGGAGCGACGGATGACGACGGCGACGACAAGCGTGCTGGAGGGCGTGGCGGATGCGGCGACCGACCCGGCGATTGCGGCGAGTGACCGCGAGGAGGCGGGCGGAGTCTTGCGATTGCTGAATCGACTGCCGGAAAGCCAGCAGGAGGCGATCCGGCTGAAGTTTCAGGAAGGGATGAGCTACCGGCAGATCAGCGAGGTGACGGGGCATAGCGTGAGCCATGTGGGCGTGTTGATTCATGAGGGGATGAAGGCGCTGCGGGCGAGGCTTTGTCGCGAATAGCGAATGGCGAATGGCGAATAGCGAAAGAAGAAAACCCCACCCTGGCCCTCCCCTTCGCAAGGGGAGGGAGGGGGGCGGGCGAAAGTGAGACGGTCATGAAGACGCAAATGGATGATCCGAGATTGACGGCGTATGCGTTGGGGGAGCTGGACGGCGCGGAGCGCGTCGAGGTGGAGGCGCTGGTGGCGTCGTCGGCGGAGGCGCGGGGAGCCGTCGAAGACGTGCGGCGGACGGCGGCGCTGTTAGAAGAAGAGTTGGCGAAGGAGCCGGTGGGGTCGCTGGGCGACGAAGCGCGTCAACGGATTGAATCGCGAATTCTGGCGGGGCGGATACGGCGCTGGGGTGGATACGCGGCGGCAGCATGCGTGGTGTTACTGGTCGGCGGATTTGCGGCGTCGGTCATGATGCCTTCGCTGAGTCGCTCGCGATCGCTAAACAACGACGAAACGCAACTGGCGCTCGGGCCGGATCGACGAATCGATGATTCCGTAAATTACAAGAAGGAACCATCTAATGAGAATCCCGCAGGCGATCCGCCCACGGTTGTTGTTGTCGACCCTGAAACGGGCAAGCTAATCATCGAAGGGGCCGAGGCCATTGCTTTGGTCCCACCTTTTCCGGGACGAAAGATTGAACTGAATCAAACAGGGGGGCTTGTCAGAGATGCGAATAAATTTAGTGCCGGCGGTCGAGGGGGCGGTGGGGTCTTTGGCGGCGGCGGTGGCCGGAAGAGAACTAATCAGATGGACAATGCCCCGTCACTCACATCGAGTACGGAGAATATCGCAGGACTCAGAGCACTTGGCTACCTGGGAGACTCTACTAAGGTTACTTCGGGCTACACGGATGTCAACGACGACGGAATAGCCGTAGATTCAGAAAGTACGGTCTTGCTGGAGGGGAGCGATGAGCAGATTCGCCGGACTGAAGAATTGCTCAGGCGAATCCAGGGCGACCCAGAGGAAAGACGTCGGTACATTCAGGAATCGAGCGGCGAGACCTACGACGGCGTTGTCGATAATCCTTTCCTCGCCGTGCTGCAAAGTCCGCTCTCGACGTTTTCGATCGACGTCGACACCGCGTCGTACGCCAATGTCCGCCGGATGCTCAATTGCAATCAGTTGCCGCCGGCTGCCGCCGTGCGGATCGAGGAGATGGTCAACTATTTCTCCTACGACTATCCGCAGCCGGAGGGGGATCAGCCGTTTAGCGTGACCATCGAGACCGTCTCGTGCCCGTGGAGCGCGGAGCATCGGCTGATCCGCGTCGGTCTCAAGGGCCGCGAGATACCGCAGGAAAAGCGGCTGCCGTGCAATCTCGTCTTCCTCATCGACGTGTCGGGCTCGATGAACTCCGAAAACAAACTCCCGCTGGTCAAGCAGGGGCTGGCGATGCTGGTGCAGCAGCTATCGCCCGAAGACCGCGTGGCGATGGTGGTGTATGCCGGGGCCTCGGGCCTCGCGCTGCCCAGCACGCCGGTCAGCCAGAAGGACGCCATCCTCAGCACGATCGACCACTTGGAGGCGGGCGGTTCGACGAACGGCGGCGAGGGGATTCAGCTTGCGTACAAAATCGCCGGCGAGCATCTCAACAAGGAGGGCGTCAACCGCGTGATCCTGGCGACGGACGGGGACTTTAATGTCGGCGTGACCGACCAGAAGGATCTCGTGAAGCTCGTCGAGGAGAAGGCAAAGGGCGGCGTGTTCCTGTCGGTGCTGGGCTTCGGGATGGGCAACTACAAAGACGCGACGCTGGAGAAGCTGGCCGACAAGGGCAACGGGAACTACGCGTACATCGATACCTTCGCCGAGGCCAAGAAGGTGCTCGTCGATCAGATGGCCGGCACGCTCGTGACGATCGCCAAGGACGTGAAGATCCAGATCGAGTTCAACCCGGGGCAGGTCGCAGCGTATCGGCTGATCGGCTACGAGAATCGGATTTTGGCAGCGGCCGACTTCAACAACGATATGAAGGACGCCGGGGAGATCGGCGCGGGGCACACCGTGACGGCGCTGTATGAGATCGTGCCGACATCGGCGAGCACGGTCGGCGTCGATCCGCTGAAGTATCAGCCGGTGGTGGAGGGTGCAAAGGATACGCCTCGCACCGCGAGCGACGAACTGCTCACGCTCAAACTGCGCTATAAGCGACCGGACGGGGATACGAGCAAACTGATCGAGTCGCCGGTGAAGGATTCGCAGCGATCGTTCGACGATGCGTCGGACGACCTCAAGTTCGCAGCGAGCGTGGCCGCGTTCGGGATGCTGCTGCGGAACAGCCCGCACAAGGGCGACCTCACCTACGACGCGGTCCTGACCACCGCGACACGCTCGATGGGCAAGGACGCGAGCGGCTACCGGGCGGAGTTTGTCGATCTGGTGCGGAAGGCGAAGGGGCTGAGCGGGAGGCCCTAATGCGGAAGTGGGAATGCGGAATGCGGAATTGAAGCGCGGCGGAGGCCGAGACCTCCCATTCCGCATTCCGAATTCCGCATTCCGAATTGCCTGTATAGAATGGTTCGCGGGGAGGCCGCGGACCGATCATGCCAGTGACCGCCAGACAGAATGCACTTCAGGCGGGCGTTTCGGCGCTCATCATGCTGATCATCGGGTGGGCGTTTGCCGCGAAGGGCGTCAGCGCGAGCACTTTCTACAACACGACGGTCGATGTGTTTTTCTGGTCGCTGCGGATCGGGGGGATCGCGATGGCGATTTCGGCGGCGTTGTGCGCGGCGGACTTTCGCATCGGGCTCCTGGTTGAGGCGATGACGTCGGCCCTTTGCGGCCTGCTGATGACGCTGATCGCGGTCTATTGGCTCGTCGATGCGGGTGGGCTGGACCTGCAATACCTTCTATATGTGATCTTTGGCGTTGGGTTCATCACCACGACGGCGAGCGCGCTGCGCTCATATCGCGCGATTGGTTCGAACGGCGGGCAGAGCCCGCGCTACCAGACAGCGGACGAGGCGCGAGCGGGAGGCGTGTTTGGGGTGCCCAGTGGCGGTGGGCAAAGCCCGCACTACATGGCGACGCCGGTCGCGGAAGCGGTGCATCCGGCGAGCGTGCGACCGGCATCGCTGCCGAAGGAAGGCGAGCCGCCACCGCCGGAGGGGTATCTGGCGGCGCTGGCCAAGGAAAAAGACGAGCCGCCGACGGCATCATTTGAATAAGACGAAAAGGATATCCACAGATGACGCAGATAAGCACAGATGAAGAAGAAAAAATCTGCGTACATCTGCGTCATCTGTGGATAAATCCGTGATTCACGATGGCTACGAACCAATCCAGTCAAGTCGACGCGACGTGGGCGCGGTATTCGCGGCAGATGCTTTTCGCCGAGTTTGGGCGCGAGGGGCAGGAGAAGCTTGCGGGCAGCCGCGTATTGCTCGTCGGATGCGGGGCATTGGGGACTGTGCTCGCCGATACGCTCGTCCGCGCGGGCGTAGGTTTCCTGCGAATCGTCGATCGCGACTATGTCGAGCTGAACAACCTCCAACGCCAGATTCTGTTTACCGAACAGGACGTGACCGAGGGTTCGCCAAAGGCGGTCGCGGCGGCGGAACGGCTATCCAAAATCAATTCGACCGTGAAGATCGAGCCCGTCGTCGCCGATGCGCACAGCGGCAACGTCGAAAACTATGCCGACGAGATTCACCTCCTCCTCGACGGCACCGACAACTTTGAAACCCGCTTCCTCATCAATGATGTAGCGGTCAAGCACGCGATCCCGTGGGTCTATGGTGCGTGCGTCGGCTCGATCGGGATGGTGATGCCGATCCTGCCGGGCGTGACGCCGTGTCTGCGCTGCGTCTGGGGCGAGCCGCCGCCTCCGGGCATCAGCCCAACGTGCGACACAGCGGGCGTGCTCGCACCGATCGTGCACATCGTCGCGAGCCTGCAATCCGTCGAGGCGATGAAAATACTGACCGGCAAGAACGATCTGGTCAGCCGCAAGCTCGTTCAGGTCGACGTGTGGTCGGGCAAATTCGACGCGTTCGACATGAGCGGGGCGCGTGATGGCGGGGATTGCCGGTGCTGCAAGGGCGGCCGGTATGATTTTCTTGCCAGCAGCGTGGCCGGTCGGACGGCGAGCCTTTGCGGGCGCGATGCCGTGCAGATCGCGGCGACCGGCAGCGCGGTGGTCGATTTTGAGCAGATCGCCCGGCGGCTGGCGGCGGTCGCAAAGTCGCCCCCGAATTTCAACCGATACCTACTCAGGTTCAAGGTGGATGCTTATGAGATTACGCTCTTCCGCGACGGGCGGGCGATCATCAAAGGAACGAGCGACATCGAAGAAGGGCGGACGGTCTATGCGCGGTACATTGGAAGTTAAGCGAATGGTCGCCCGGGCAACCAAACTCCATGAGGAGCGTGGATCGCGCTTCCGCTTGGCGTTTGCCATCGTGGCGGGCCTGGGCGCGGCGGCGTGGCTGTCGGGCTGCTCGGAGTTTTCGCATTTCGGTCAGATCAGCGACCGGGAGAGCGCGTTTTCGATCAACGATGTGAAGATCGAGCAGCAGAAGCCGGGCGGGGCGTGGAAGACGATCGGCTACACCGACGGCAAGGGGAAGTGGAACATCTTTAAGATGAACATCGGGGGCGGCGGCAAGGTCCGCTTCAGCAAGCCGGGCTACCAGACGCTGGTCATGTACGAGAGCGAGTTTCTTCAGCAGAGCAATATTCTGATGACCCCGACGGGGGAATCGCGGTTCGGGGACGAGTACCTCCGCGATCAATTCCGGGAGCCGGAATAGGCCCCCACCCGCTCGTAAGCTATTTTTTTGGCACATGTTATGGGCCGTCCCGATTGACAGACACGTGGCGATCCCCTAAAGTGTTTAGAGCAAATCGTTGCTAACTCGCGGTCCGACCGCCGCAAGGCCGAGCCTACGGAAACGAGAGTCGGGATGTCCGAACTGCCTCAGAGATTCGATCACGTACGCCGCTCCGCGGGGTGGGGCGGGATGTTCGCATTGGCGGGCGTGGCAGGCATCTGCGTGGTCGGCGGCTATCTGCTGGCCGCCGAGGGCGACACGAAATGGCGGGACACGCTGCTGGCCATCGGCGTCATCTCCTTTGGTTTGGTCCTCGCTGCCGGGTACATGTTCCTCAAGGGGCTGATCGATCTGGCGCTAAAAATCGAGGGGACGACCTTCCGGATGTACGACGCCCTGCGCGAGCTGCAGTCAATCCAGCACACCAATCAGAAAAACCTGGAGACCATCTCGGAGAACTCGCAGCTTTCCGACGCGGCGCGGGCGATCGCCCATCGGTATCGCGACCGTGAGGCCCTGCGGCTGGCGATCAATGAAGAGATCATCCGCGGCGACATGGAGGCGGCTTACGCGCTCGTGGAGCAACTTGAAGCGCAGCACGGCTACCGCAACGAGGCGGCGCGGCTGAGGCGGGAGGTCGATCTGTCGCGGCAACAGGAACATGCCTACAAGGTGCATGAGGCCGTGGAGCAGGTGCGGGCGAAGATTGAGGCGATGGACTGGGACCGGGCGAGGCGGGAGATGGATCGATTGCTCGCGGCCCATCCGGAGAACTCGGAGGTCAAGGATTTGCCCAAGCTCTTCGCGGCCAAGCGCGGGGAACACAAGCGGCGGCTGCTGAAGGATTGGGATGAGTCCGTGCAGCGGAATGAGGTGGACCGCGGGATCGCGATCCTCAAGGAACTCGACCAGTATCTGACGCGGAACGAGGCGGCGGCGCTGGAGGAGTCCGCCCGCGGCGTGTTCCGGACGAAGCTTCACAACCTGGGACTGCAATTCTCGTTCGCCGTTTCTGAGCACAACTGGCGCGACGCCCTCTCCGTGGGGCGGCAGATCATGGACGAGTTCCCCAATACGCGGATGGCCCAGGAGGTCCGCGAGCGGATTCACGTCCTGTCGCAGCGGGCCGAGGACATGTCAACCGAACCAGTCGGGGCCGGTGCGTCACAAGATTGACCCGAAAAACGTCCGATATATGATTAGGCGAAGTGGCTCTTTGGGGTGGAGTTCGCGCCCTCGCCACGCTTAAGGATCCGTCGGCCCTCTCACACGGGCCGTTACGACGGGAGGTCAAGGATGATCATGCGAGCAAAAAATTATTCGCGCACGTCTCGTAGTGTCTCCGTTCGCTGCATCGGTTGCGTATGGCTCGGGCTGCTGGCCCTGGCGCTGGCCGCCGGCTGCACGACGGAGGGCTATCCCTACGACAACACCTTTCATGTACAGGGCAAAGCGCCATCGCACGCGCCGGCGGAGTCATCGTATGCCTACCGCTATCCCGACACGGCGCCGGTCCTGGATGCGGCGGGATTGCAGGACTTCGTATCCAAGTTCAAGCATCGCGTCGTGCTACTGGATTTTTGGGCCTCGTGGTCGCGGCAGAACCGCGCGGAACTGGCCATGCTCGCGCGGATGCAGGAGGACATGCAGAGCGACGGGTTCCAGGTGATTGCGTGCAGCCTAGATTCGCCGGATCAATGGTCGACCGAGATCGTGCCGATGCTGCACGGCTCCAAAGCGAATTATCCGTGCGTGGTGATCCCGCAGTCGGCGCGGGCCGCGATCCGATCGTGGCTGTCGCCGGATTGGAGCTACGATCTTCCCGCGCGATTCGTGATCAGCCGGACGGGGCAGGTGACGGCGCAGGCCCTGGGCGGCGAATCGCTGGGGGCGGTCGAGCAACAGGTGCGGCGACTGGTGATGGGCGGTACCGGCGGCGGCACGCGGACGGTCTCCACGAATGAGGTCGGCATTCGACTGACGCTAGTCAACGTGGCGGGGGGAATTGGCGAATCGCTGGGCGAGGCAACGGCCCGCGATGGCGACATGATCGCTGCGACACGGGAGGCGGCGCGGTTGATCGCGGCAAAGATTGATCGCGCATCGAACCCGCGGATCGCGGTCCTGCCGTTCTCGGAGTTGCCGGCGCGGGCCAAGGCCGGGCCATCGGGCATCGCAGCGGCGCAGCAGACGATGGCGGGCCTGAAAGACCAGGGGTTTTACGATCTGATCGAGCCGGCGCGGGCGCAGCGGATGATCGACGGCATCGGTCAGACGGCCGTGGCGATCGAGTACGACCCCACGGCGATCCAGGGCAAGATCGCCGCGGATTTTCTGGTGATCGGCTGGCTGCGCGGGGAGGAGCAGAATGTTCCGCCACGGACCACGCTGGCCGGCGGTGGCAACGACCAACAACATCGCTAATCTGGGTCAACGTATTGATGCGTGTCCATCCGCGCACCGACGCCATCGGCGGGGTCGAAGATGTAGGCTGATTCGTCAGGCCCGTAGCCTACCACTCCAACGAGGATTGTGCGCTTAGTTCCCGCCAGTGAATACCCCCCGAGACCGCTGGGCGAACTCTCAGATGGTACGAATTTCATAGTTTCTTGCCAGTGATCGCCGCTGAAGCGAAACAAATAGGCGGTTACGTACCCTCCGCTGCTCCAGCCGATTTGGGCACCGACCAGTATGTCCTGACCCGCGAAAGCCACGGCGTATCCAAAGTGATTGCTCGCGGATTCGTCTGATGCTTGTAATCTAGCCTGCGGGAACCACCGAACGCCGTCGTAGTGGTAAACGGCAACATAGTTCCCTCTCCAGGTTCCAATCAGGAGATCGTTCCCCGAGAGTGCCAGCGAAGTTCCGAACCTATCACTTGAGCGGCCAACGGGCGGGATGAGCCGGGCTTCGTGAATGAAGTCCGCATCACCCCGGCGGAACACATGAGTTGCACCAGAGGCTGATCCAAAATCACTTTCCATGGGCGATCCGACGACGACCCATGAACTGTCAATGGCGACTGACGTACCAAAGCCCGGGGCAATAGAGGTCTCGTAACCCCTAAGGACAGCATTCTGAATCCACTCCAAACCATCGAATCGATAGACATACGCACACTGACGTAATGGCGCACCAATCACTATCGTGTTTTTGTGTATCGCGACGCTCGTTCCGAAGCGGTCCCAGGGACCAGCGTCTATTGGTTGGAGCTTGGTGTATTGAATCCAATCGGAGGGACTTCGACGAAAGATATAGACAGCTCCGGATGAGGCGCCGACACCATCCGCGTCTGGGGCGCCGACGACTAATGTATTGGCAGAAAGCGCAATAGACGCGCCGAACCGATCATCCGCCGCGCCATCGCTCGGCACAAGCAGGGTGCTCTGCTGCCACCCCTGACCGTTGCGTCGGAATGTATAGACGCCGCCGGACTCGATGCCGTCGGCGACGTGGGCAGGAGCGCCGACGGCCGCAGTATTCTCCGAAATCGCCACGGTTGTGCCGAAGAACTGACCCGGCTGGTTGTCGTGCGCTCTCAGGACTTGCCGCTCGATTATCGTAGGCGTGGGTGACTCGCATTCGTCGGGAATTCCGTCCACGTTCAGGTCGGCTGAAACGCCGGCGGCAATGTCGCAGGCATCGGAGGCAGCGTTTGCGTTGCAGTCGCGGAAGTATGGCGACTCGTACGGTCCTAGATCAACACGACATTGCTGAATCCTCGGCAGGCCATCAAGGTCCA
It contains:
- a CDS encoding von Willebrand factor type A domain-containing protein — translated: MKTQMDDPRLTAYALGELDGAERVEVEALVASSAEARGAVEDVRRTAALLEEELAKEPVGSLGDEARQRIESRILAGRIRRWGGYAAAACVVLLVGGFAASVMMPSLSRSRSLNNDETQLALGPDRRIDDSVNYKKEPSNENPAGDPPTVVVVDPETGKLIIEGAEAIALVPPFPGRKIELNQTGGLVRDANKFSAGGRGGGGVFGGGGGRKRTNQMDNAPSLTSSTENIAGLRALGYLGDSTKVTSGYTDVNDDGIAVDSESTVLLEGSDEQIRRTEELLRRIQGDPEERRRYIQESSGETYDGVVDNPFLAVLQSPLSTFSIDVDTASYANVRRMLNCNQLPPAAAVRIEEMVNYFSYDYPQPEGDQPFSVTIETVSCPWSAEHRLIRVGLKGREIPQEKRLPCNLVFLIDVSGSMNSENKLPLVKQGLAMLVQQLSPEDRVAMVVYAGASGLALPSTPVSQKDAILSTIDHLEAGGSTNGGEGIQLAYKIAGEHLNKEGVNRVILATDGDFNVGVTDQKDLVKLVEEKAKGGVFLSVLGFGMGNYKDATLEKLADKGNGNYAYIDTFAEAKKVLVDQMAGTLVTIAKDVKIQIEFNPGQVAAYRLIGYENRILAAADFNNDMKDAGEIGAGHTVTALYEIVPTSASTVGVDPLKYQPVVEGAKDTPRTASDELLTLKLRYKRPDGDTSKLIESPVKDSQRSFDDASDDLKFAASVAAFGMLLRNSPHKGDLTYDAVLTTATRSMGKDASGYRAEFVDLVRKAKGLSGRP
- a CDS encoding sigma-70 family RNA polymerase sigma factor; this encodes MTEGGGQSRREWIREALARYEGPLVRYAARITGDPESARDVVQEAFGRLCGEDASDLNGRVGPWLFAVCRNRALDVRRKERRMTTATTSVLEGVADAATDPAIAASDREEAGGVLRLLNRLPESQQEAIRLKFQEGMSYRQISEVTGHSVSHVGVLIHEGMKALRARLCRE
- a CDS encoding TlpA disulfide reductase family protein, translating into MRAKNYSRTSRSVSVRCIGCVWLGLLALALAAGCTTEGYPYDNTFHVQGKAPSHAPAESSYAYRYPDTAPVLDAAGLQDFVSKFKHRVVLLDFWASWSRQNRAELAMLARMQEDMQSDGFQVIACSLDSPDQWSTEIVPMLHGSKANYPCVVIPQSARAAIRSWLSPDWSYDLPARFVISRTGQVTAQALGGESLGAVEQQVRRLVMGGTGGGTRTVSTNEVGIRLTLVNVAGGIGESLGEATARDGDMIAATREAARLIAAKIDRASNPRIAVLPFSELPARAKAGPSGIAAAQQTMAGLKDQGFYDLIEPARAQRMIDGIGQTAVAIEYDPTAIQGKIAADFLVIGWLRGEEQNVPPRTTLAGGGNDQQHR
- a CDS encoding ThiF family adenylyltransferase gives rise to the protein MATNQSSQVDATWARYSRQMLFAEFGREGQEKLAGSRVLLVGCGALGTVLADTLVRAGVGFLRIVDRDYVELNNLQRQILFTEQDVTEGSPKAVAAAERLSKINSTVKIEPVVADAHSGNVENYADEIHLLLDGTDNFETRFLINDVAVKHAIPWVYGACVGSIGMVMPILPGVTPCLRCVWGEPPPPGISPTCDTAGVLAPIVHIVASLQSVEAMKILTGKNDLVSRKLVQVDVWSGKFDAFDMSGARDGGDCRCCKGGRYDFLASSVAGRTASLCGRDAVQIAATGSAVVDFEQIARRLAAVAKSPPNFNRYLLRFKVDAYEITLFRDGRAIIKGTSDIEEGRTVYARYIGS